One stretch of Mangifera indica cultivar Alphonso chromosome 9, CATAS_Mindica_2.1, whole genome shotgun sequence DNA includes these proteins:
- the LOC123226453 gene encoding ran-binding protein 1 homolog a-like: MASTEGDHRVEEDAPHNEDEDTGAQVAPIVKLEEVSVTTGEEDEDPILDLKSKLYRFDKDGNQWKERGAGTVKLLKHNQTGKVRLLMRQSKTLKICANHLVLPTMSVQEHPGNDKSCIWHATDFADGELKDELFCIRFGSVENCKTFMEMVTEVAESQKSKEENKEATSTAGLLEKLSVEEKKTEDKAEEETPEAKKESKSEDPEKKVEDPASST, translated from the exons ATGGCCAGCACCGAGGGCGATCACAGAGTAGAGGAGGATGCACCACACAACGAAGATGAAGACACCGGAGCTCAGGTCGCCCCTATCGTCAAACTTGAGGAGGTCTCTGTTACTACCGGCGAAGAGGACGAAGATCCTATCCTCGATCT gaAATCCAAACTGTACCGATTTGATAAGGACGGTAATCAGTGGAAAGAAAGAGGAGCTGGTACTGTTAAGCTTTTGAAACATAATCAGACCGGCAAGGTTCGTCTTCTCATGAGGCAATCCAAGACACTCAAGATCTGCGCCAATCATCTTg TTTTACCGACGATGTCTGTGCAAGAGCATCCTGGTAATGATAAGTCGTGTATCTGGCACGCCACTGACTTCGCTGATGGGGAATTGAAGGATGAGCTTTTCTGTATCAGATTCGGATCCGTTGAGA atTGCAAAACCTTTATGGAAATGGTTACAGAAGTTGCTGAATCCCAAAAATCTAAAGAGGAAAATAAGGAAGCAACTTCAACTGCCGGTCTTCTTGAGAAGTTGAGtgtggaagaaaagaaaactgaGGACAAAGCTGAGGAAGAGACCCCTGAAGCCAAGAAGGAATCAAAAAGTGAAGACCCGGAGAAGAAAGTTGAGGATCCTGCTTCCTCAACTTAA
- the LOC123226269 gene encoding protein CHUP1, chloroplastic-like, which produces MPMPVLAPAPPPPPLLSKLLGEAKQCGVWQKLLSCVARLLAKKDAHMDNKTNSIAAPVASFNENMIGEIENRSSCLSAFINFLIKEVESPGFSEIPDVETFVKRLDGELLYLVDERAVLKHFLQWPERRADALREAAFSYRDLKNLEIEVLSFEDNREESLAKATRRVQEC; this is translated from the exons ATGCCAATGCCAGTACTAGCACCAGCACCCCCACCGCCTCCATTGCTGTCTAAACTGCTAGGTGAGGCTAAGCAGTGCGGGGTGTGGCAGAAGTTGTTGAGTTGTGTCGCTCGCTTGCTTGCAAAGAAAGATGCCCACATGGACAACAAAACCAATTCTATAGCAGCTCCTGTAGCGTCTTTCAATGAGAACATGATTGGAGAGATTGAGAACCGCTCAAGCTGTCTTTCAGCT ttcataaattttttgattaaagaGGTTGAATCACCTGGCTTTTCAGAGATACCAGATGTGGAAACATTTGTTAAACGGCTAGATGGGGAGCTATTATACTTGGTTGATGAAAGGGCAGTGTTGAAGCACTTCCTACAATGGCCAGAGCGAAGAGCAGATGCTTTAAGAGAAGCTGCTTTCAGTTACAGGGACTTGAAGAACCTTGAAATCGAGGTTTTATCATTTGAGGACAACCGCGAAGAGTCTTTGGCTAAGGCAACAAGAAGGGTGCAAGAATGTTGA